In Agromyces sp. SYSU T00194, a genomic segment contains:
- a CDS encoding DMT family transporter, with protein sequence MDPDLADLTEQIALDPTQFIGIPLALVGAVFLSLGAQFQHRGVVKVESNTVTSVGKGLNTRQLALLLARPSWVVGTLMLGLAIAFQLGSLYFAPIIVVQPLGAIALVITAILNSRVNHVRLNRQSIVAICMCVGGVFLFVGVAAFTAVDTPVTNQDLYTILAILAVTLVLLGTAFAFLRHRMRAIFYVLGAGFLYGFVATLAKVILGRIEQGEFDWLTLLCVVALLAATALGAYFVQNAYATGPPDLVIAGLTVVDPMVAVGIGIVVLGEASQAPTWASVVFVLTGIVAVWGVFQLARHHPQSKL encoded by the coding sequence ATCGGCATCCCGCTCGCGCTGGTCGGCGCGGTGTTCCTCTCGCTCGGGGCGCAGTTCCAGCACCGCGGCGTCGTGAAGGTCGAGTCGAACACCGTCACCTCGGTGGGCAAGGGCCTGAACACCCGTCAGCTCGCGCTGCTGCTCGCCCGACCGTCCTGGGTCGTCGGCACGCTCATGCTCGGCCTCGCGATCGCCTTCCAGCTCGGGAGCCTCTACTTCGCACCGATCATCGTCGTGCAGCCGCTCGGCGCCATCGCCCTCGTGATCACCGCGATCCTGAACTCGCGCGTGAACCACGTGCGCCTGAACCGGCAGTCGATCGTCGCGATCTGCATGTGCGTGGGCGGCGTGTTCCTCTTCGTCGGCGTCGCCGCCTTCACGGCGGTGGACACGCCGGTCACGAACCAGGACCTCTACACGATCCTCGCCATCCTCGCGGTGACGCTCGTGCTGCTGGGCACGGCGTTCGCGTTCCTGCGGCACCGCATGCGGGCGATCTTCTACGTGCTCGGCGCCGGCTTCCTGTACGGCTTCGTGGCGACCCTCGCGAAGGTGATCCTGGGGCGCATCGAGCAGGGGGAGTTCGACTGGCTCACGCTGCTCTGCGTCGTCGCGCTGCTGGCCGCGACCGCGCTCGGCGCGTACTTCGTGCAGAACGCCTACGCGACGGGTCCGCCCGACCTCGTCATCGCCGGACTCACCGTCGTCGACCCGATGGTCGCGGTGGGCATCGGCATCGTCGTGCTCGGCGAGGCGTCGCAGGCGCCGACCTGGGCGAGCGTGGTCTTCGTGCTCACCGGGATCGTCGCGGTCTGGGGCGTGTTCCAGCTCGCGCGGCATCACCCGCAGTCGAAGCTCTGA
- a CDS encoding glycosyltransferase, translated as MSDTPDAHAAESSTAEGRRPLRVLIGADTFAPDVNGAARFAERLAAGLVERGHEVHVVAPSPSRRHGTWTEVHEGQQIVTHRLYSWRWYPHDWLRFALPWRIRANSARILDEVRPDVVHFQSHIVVGRGLSVEAKARGIRIVGTNHFMPENMLEFTLIPKAWQEWAVGLAWKAARRTFGRAESVTTPTRRAAEFLEKYTGLSGVHAISCGVDAARYSPNWEPRTENRIVFVGRVTGEKQIDVLLRAATLLPPELDAKIEIVGGGDQKRNLEHLAVELGIADRVTFTGYVTDEQLRDVYHRASVLAMPSIAELQSIVTMEAMASALPVVAANAMALPHLVHDGENGYLFEPGSPEDLAAKLRMVLEADPERYAEYKRESLRLIAAHDIQRTLTTFESLYRGEPVTDPVTDGASAARPE; from the coding sequence GTGTCTGACACCCCCGATGCGCATGCCGCCGAGTCCTCGACGGCGGAGGGCCGGCGCCCCCTGCGCGTCCTGATCGGGGCGGACACCTTCGCGCCCGACGTCAACGGGGCGGCGCGGTTCGCCGAGCGGCTCGCCGCAGGACTCGTCGAGCGCGGGCACGAGGTGCACGTGGTCGCTCCGTCGCCGAGCCGCCGGCACGGCACCTGGACCGAGGTCCACGAGGGACAGCAGATCGTCACGCATCGCCTGTACAGCTGGCGCTGGTACCCGCACGACTGGCTGCGGTTCGCGCTGCCGTGGCGCATCCGGGCCAACAGCGCCCGCATCCTCGACGAGGTCCGGCCCGACGTGGTGCACTTCCAGTCGCACATCGTGGTGGGGCGCGGCCTGTCCGTCGAGGCGAAGGCGCGGGGCATCCGCATCGTGGGCACCAACCACTTCATGCCCGAGAACATGCTCGAGTTCACGCTCATCCCGAAGGCGTGGCAGGAGTGGGCCGTCGGGCTCGCCTGGAAGGCCGCCCGGCGCACGTTCGGCCGTGCGGAGTCGGTCACGACCCCGACCCGCCGCGCCGCCGAGTTCCTCGAGAAGTACACCGGCCTCAGCGGCGTGCATGCGATCTCCTGCGGCGTCGACGCGGCCAGGTACTCGCCGAACTGGGAGCCCCGCACCGAGAACCGCATCGTGTTCGTCGGCCGCGTCACGGGCGAGAAGCAGATCGACGTGCTGCTGCGCGCCGCGACGCTGCTGCCGCCCGAGCTCGACGCGAAGATCGAGATCGTCGGCGGCGGCGACCAGAAGCGCAACCTCGAGCACCTCGCGGTCGAACTCGGCATCGCCGACCGCGTCACCTTCACCGGCTACGTGACCGACGAGCAGCTGCGCGACGTCTACCACCGGGCATCCGTGCTCGCGATGCCCTCGATCGCCGAGCTGCAGTCGATCGTGACCATGGAGGCGATGGCCTCGGCGCTGCCCGTCGTGGCCGCGAACGCCATGGCGCTGCCGCATCTCGTGCACGACGGCGAGAACGGCTACCTCTTCGAGCCGGGCAGCCCGGAGGACCTGGCGGCGAAGCTCCGCATGGTGCTCGAGGCCGACCCGGAGCGCTACGCCGAGTACAAGCGGGAGTCCCTCCGACTCATCGCCGCGCACGACATCCAGCGCACGCTGACGACGTTCGAGAGCCTGTATCGTGGTGAGCCGGTGACCGATCCGGTCACCGATGGTGCGTCGGCGGCTCGGCCCGAGTGA
- a CDS encoding SDR family oxidoreductase — protein MSRSPLQLPDWHGRRALVTGASSGVGVEVARALAGAGAEVLMPVRDRGKGERVADEIRASTPDAQLHVRDLDLAVLDSVRGLADALRREERPIDLLVLNAGVVLLGEHGRRVTVDGNELHLQVNFLGHAALVLGLLPLLRRRGARVAIQCSLAAATARIDWDDPQPERRYAPMRAYAASKLALGLFGMELGRRSAEVGWGIRVNLCHPGVAPGTGIAPAVRALVPPVLLHAAEEHTGNPPAQAAEPALLALASEGDGTGFFGPSGVLQLAGPGAEEPAFRRLRSPTEAARAWRFALDRVGSGRPAGPGDRGGDAASTDGRADGT, from the coding sequence ATGTCCCGTTCGCCGCTGCAGCTGCCCGACTGGCACGGGAGGAGGGCGCTCGTCACCGGCGCGTCGAGCGGCGTCGGAGTGGAGGTCGCGCGGGCGCTCGCCGGCGCCGGAGCCGAGGTGCTGATGCCGGTGCGCGACCGCGGGAAGGGCGAGCGGGTCGCCGACGAGATCCGTGCGTCCACACCGGACGCGCAGCTCCACGTCCGCGACCTGGACCTCGCGGTACTCGACTCCGTGCGCGGCCTCGCGGACGCCCTTCGACGCGAGGAGCGTCCCATCGACCTGCTCGTGCTGAATGCCGGAGTCGTGCTGCTGGGCGAGCACGGCAGGCGCGTGACCGTCGACGGCAACGAACTGCACCTCCAGGTGAACTTCCTCGGGCACGCCGCGCTGGTGCTCGGGCTCCTGCCGCTGCTTCGGAGGCGCGGCGCACGCGTGGCGATCCAGTGCAGCCTCGCCGCCGCCACGGCGCGCATCGACTGGGACGACCCGCAGCCGGAACGGCGCTACGCACCGATGCGCGCGTACGCGGCCTCGAAGCTCGCGCTGGGACTGTTCGGCATGGAACTGGGGCGCCGGAGTGCCGAGGTCGGGTGGGGCATCCGCGTCAACCTCTGCCACCCGGGCGTGGCACCGGGCACCGGCATCGCGCCCGCGGTGCGCGCCCTCGTCCCGCCGGTCCTGCTGCATGCGGCCGAGGAGCACACCGGCAACCCGCCGGCGCAGGCCGCCGAGCCGGCGCTCCTCGCGCTGGCGAGCGAGGGCGACGGCACCGGATTCTTCGGGCCGTCCGGCGTGCTCCAGCTCGCGGGCCCCGGTGCGGAGGAACCCGCGTTCCGTCGGCTGCGGTCGCCGACGGAGGCGGCGCGTGCCTGGCGGTTCGCGCTCGATCGCGTCGGAAGCGGCCGTCCGGCGGGGCCCGGCGACCGCGGGGGTGACGCCGCATCGACCGACGGTAGGGCGGACGGGACTTGA
- a CDS encoding 3-hydroxyisobutyryl-CoA hydrolase, with protein MSTPVSAEVRGSVGHLRLTRPDSINAIDLAMMQGLSDALDAWAEDDAVEAVLLDGVGDYGFCAGGDFREILARAAEGMTIGSVFFRNEYRVIAKLAEYPKPVASIMHGMTMGGGISLGGHVATRVVTDRVKLGQPETGYGFVPDGGATWRLARTPGEIGTYLALNSVDLTAADAIALDFADAMVPADRVEELTAALLDADAGAHAATVAEFAVDAGPSPVLARQDWIDACYSADSVEAILERLWSFSNGRAVQGLKAEDSADPDAATAAGEAAEMLLRLSPTALVATLRSVRAARDGETLRDALERELRLARWFTTQPDLFTGVQALVAQNTGTLHQDTVPEWKPGGLEDVDLTDIVAAMETPLRHSVFDRGLAIPEAEA; from the coding sequence ATGTCTACGCCTGTCAGCGCCGAGGTCCGGGGATCCGTCGGCCACCTGCGTCTCACCCGTCCCGATTCGATCAATGCCATCGACCTCGCCATGATGCAGGGGTTGAGCGACGCGCTCGACGCCTGGGCGGAGGACGATGCCGTCGAGGCCGTGCTGCTCGACGGCGTCGGCGACTACGGGTTCTGCGCGGGCGGCGACTTCCGCGAGATCCTCGCGCGGGCCGCCGAGGGCATGACCATCGGCTCGGTGTTCTTCCGCAACGAGTACCGGGTGATCGCCAAGCTCGCCGAGTACCCCAAGCCGGTCGCCTCGATCATGCACGGCATGACGATGGGCGGCGGCATCTCGCTCGGCGGCCACGTCGCCACCCGCGTGGTGACCGACCGCGTGAAGCTGGGGCAGCCCGAGACCGGCTACGGCTTCGTGCCCGACGGCGGGGCGACCTGGCGGCTCGCGCGCACGCCCGGCGAGATCGGCACCTACCTGGCGCTGAACTCGGTCGACCTGACCGCGGCCGACGCGATCGCGCTCGACTTCGCCGACGCGATGGTGCCCGCCGACCGCGTGGAGGAGCTCACCGCCGCGCTCCTCGACGCCGACGCCGGCGCCCACGCCGCGACGGTCGCCGAGTTCGCCGTCGACGCGGGGCCCTCGCCGGTGCTGGCGCGGCAGGACTGGATCGACGCCTGCTACTCGGCCGACTCGGTGGAGGCGATCCTCGAGCGGCTGTGGTCGTTCTCCAACGGTCGCGCGGTGCAGGGCCTGAAGGCGGAGGACTCGGCCGACCCCGACGCCGCGACCGCTGCGGGCGAGGCCGCCGAGATGCTCCTCCGGCTGTCGCCGACGGCACTGGTCGCCACCCTGCGCTCGGTGCGCGCCGCGCGCGACGGCGAGACCCTGCGTGACGCGCTCGAGCGCGAGCTGCGCCTCGCCCGCTGGTTCACCACCCAGCCCGACCTCTTCACGGGCGTGCAGGCGCTCGTCGCCCAGAACACGGGCACGCTGCACCAGGACACGGTGCCCGAGTGGAAGCCGGGCGGCCTCGAGGACGTCGACCTCACCGACATCGTCGCGGCGATGGAGACGCCATTGCGCCACAGCGTGTTCGACCGGGGCCTGGCCATCCCCGAGGCCGAGGCGTAG
- a CDS encoding NUDIX domain-containing protein: MEDADAYLRRLRRAVGHDPLWLTSVTGVVLDADASRCLLVRRSETGLWAPVAAVLGPGEEPAPAIERAVRLDTGADATTDRLAWVHVTRPLQYANGDRAQYLNLVFRLRAAPATDAPEPARARWFPLDGLPSDLGDDHRERIAAALAPGTGTRFAR; the protein is encoded by the coding sequence GTGGAGGACGCCGATGCGTACCTGCGTCGGCTGCGCCGCGCCGTCGGCCACGACCCGCTCTGGCTCACGAGCGTCACGGGCGTGGTGCTCGACGCGGATGCCTCGCGCTGCCTGCTCGTGCGCCGGTCCGAGACCGGCCTGTGGGCGCCCGTCGCCGCGGTGCTCGGCCCGGGGGAGGAGCCCGCGCCGGCGATCGAGCGCGCCGTCCGTCTCGACACGGGTGCGGATGCGACGACCGACCGGCTCGCGTGGGTGCACGTCACCCGGCCCCTGCAGTACGCGAACGGCGATCGCGCGCAGTACCTGAACCTCGTCTTCCGCCTGCGGGCGGCGCCGGCGACGGATGCCCCCGAGCCGGCCCGCGCCCGGTGGTTCCCGCTCGACGGGCTCCCGTCCGACCTCGGCGACGACCACCGCGAACGCATCGCGGCCGCGCTCGCGCCCGGCACGGGCACCCGGTTCGCGCGCTGA
- a CDS encoding sodium:calcium antiporter, translating to MTGAWPLWASILGLVASGLVIVSAGWRLTRTADLLAVRTGMGQALAGALFLGAVTSLPGIITTVTGATAGDAGFALANPVGGIAVQTVWLAVADLVYRRANLEHSAASLENLLQSLVLVAILAVPVVAYATPEFAIGWIHPATLAIPLLYGYGLFLTNRMRADPMWEPVQTPDTQRESEEDDDERIPTRVLWRRLVVLAGIVGATGWVIGQSGLGLIAATGWPSGVTGFTVTTAITSLPELVTLIAAVRMGALTLGVGNIIGGNLFDSLMIPVADAAYTDGTIYEAAGPSSLVLLGGTALMTAVLAAGLLVRERKGIGFEGLSIPAVYGLTVAAAIAAT from the coding sequence GTGACGGGCGCCTGGCCGCTCTGGGCGAGCATCCTCGGGCTCGTGGCATCCGGCCTCGTCATCGTCTCGGCAGGCTGGAGGCTCACCCGCACCGCCGACCTGCTGGCGGTGCGCACCGGCATGGGGCAGGCCCTCGCGGGGGCGCTGTTCCTCGGCGCCGTGACCTCGCTGCCCGGCATCATCACGACCGTGACCGGCGCGACGGCGGGCGACGCGGGCTTCGCCCTCGCGAACCCCGTCGGCGGCATCGCGGTGCAGACCGTGTGGCTCGCCGTGGCCGACCTCGTCTACCGCCGCGCGAACCTCGAGCACTCGGCCGCCTCGCTCGAGAACCTGCTGCAGTCGCTCGTGCTGGTGGCGATCCTCGCCGTGCCCGTGGTCGCATACGCGACGCCGGAGTTCGCGATCGGCTGGATCCATCCGGCGACCCTCGCGATCCCGCTGCTGTACGGCTACGGGCTGTTCCTCACCAACCGCATGCGTGCCGACCCCATGTGGGAGCCGGTGCAGACGCCCGACACGCAGCGCGAGTCCGAGGAGGACGACGACGAGCGCATCCCGACGCGGGTGCTCTGGCGCCGGCTCGTGGTGCTCGCGGGCATCGTGGGCGCGACCGGCTGGGTGATCGGGCAGTCGGGGCTCGGCCTCATCGCGGCCACGGGGTGGCCGAGCGGCGTGACGGGCTTCACGGTGACGACCGCGATCACGTCGCTGCCCGAGCTCGTGACGCTCATCGCCGCCGTGCGGATGGGCGCGCTGACCCTCGGGGTCGGCAACATCATCGGCGGCAACCTCTTCGACAGCCTGATGATCCCCGTGGCCGACGCCGCGTACACCGACGGCACGATCTACGAGGCCGCGGGCCCGTCGAGCCTGGTGCTGCTCGGCGGCACGGCGCTCATGACGGCCGTGCTCGCGGCGGGCCTGCTCGTGCGCGAGCGGAAGGGCATCGGGTTCGAGGGACTGTCGATCCCGGCGGTCTACGGACTGACGGTGGCGGCCGCCATCGCCGCCACCTGA
- a CDS encoding bifunctional 3'-5' exonuclease/DNA polymerase, with protein sequence MGGVHLLLARAASGAASIVHLEEGTVERLADADLPVRVAELETRGPRWVWSDTRHWYRPLLAAGVRVERCHDLRLARAILRASSLVEGYDAAEGHDAGWDAPPAEPLPSAASRGTPLFEFGELEASVAPTRSVDLHSAPESTAEYDRQRAAIEASGADAPRLRLLLAAESAGALVAAEIHAGGIPWRRDAHEAVLEAALGDRPASGRKPRRLEELQAEIADALGGPVQPDSQSELLRALQRAGLPVRTTRAWELQEVDHPAIAPLLQYKKLARLLAANGWAWLDEWVRDGRFRPDYLPGGVVTGRWATRGGGALQLPKAVRGAVVADPGWRLVVADVAQLEPRVLAAMAGDRAMAESARGADLYDGIVRRGVVATRDEAKVAMLGAMYGASSGDGGRLAPRLGRAYPQAMGLVDAAARVGESGGVVTTLLGRCSPAPSADWRALQSAASQPDATPADERRARTTAREWGRFTRNFVVQGTAAEWALCWLAEIRRGLHALEVPVTARRSTAAGPVFAGRPHLVYFLHDEVIVHAPAGCADAAADVVRDAAVRAGELLFGDAPVDFPLDLAIVDRYSDA encoded by the coding sequence ATGGGAGGCGTGCACCTCCTCCTCGCCCGCGCCGCATCGGGCGCGGCCTCGATCGTGCACCTCGAGGAGGGCACGGTCGAGCGGCTGGCCGACGCCGACCTGCCGGTGCGGGTGGCCGAACTCGAGACGCGTGGGCCGCGCTGGGTCTGGAGCGACACGCGCCACTGGTACCGGCCGCTGCTCGCCGCGGGCGTGCGCGTCGAGCGCTGCCACGACCTGCGGCTGGCCCGCGCCATCCTCCGCGCGTCGAGCCTGGTCGAGGGCTACGACGCCGCCGAGGGCCACGACGCCGGCTGGGACGCCCCGCCCGCGGAGCCGCTGCCGTCGGCCGCATCCCGCGGCACGCCGCTGTTCGAGTTCGGCGAGCTCGAGGCATCCGTCGCGCCGACCCGCAGCGTCGACCTCCACTCGGCACCCGAGTCCACCGCCGAGTACGACCGGCAGCGGGCCGCGATCGAGGCGTCGGGAGCGGATGCGCCGAGGCTGCGCCTCCTCCTCGCGGCGGAGTCGGCGGGAGCGCTCGTCGCCGCCGAGATCCACGCGGGCGGCATTCCGTGGCGCCGCGACGCCCACGAGGCGGTGCTCGAGGCGGCGCTCGGCGATCGACCGGCCAGCGGGCGCAAGCCGCGTCGCCTCGAGGAGCTGCAGGCCGAGATCGCCGACGCGCTCGGCGGCCCGGTGCAGCCCGACTCCCAGTCGGAGCTCCTGCGCGCCCTGCAGCGGGCGGGCCTGCCGGTGCGCACGACGCGGGCGTGGGAGCTGCAGGAGGTCGACCACCCGGCGATCGCGCCGCTGCTGCAGTACAAGAAGCTCGCGCGCCTGCTCGCCGCGAACGGCTGGGCCTGGCTCGACGAGTGGGTGCGCGACGGCCGGTTCCGTCCCGACTACCTGCCGGGCGGCGTGGTCACCGGCCGGTGGGCGACCCGCGGGGGAGGCGCGCTGCAGCTGCCCAAGGCGGTGCGCGGCGCCGTGGTCGCCGACCCCGGGTGGCGGCTCGTGGTCGCCGACGTGGCGCAGCTCGAGCCGCGCGTGCTCGCTGCGATGGCCGGCGACCGGGCGATGGCCGAGTCCGCTCGCGGCGCCGACCTGTACGACGGCATCGTGCGGCGCGGCGTCGTCGCCACCCGCGACGAGGCGAAGGTCGCCATGCTCGGCGCCATGTACGGCGCGTCGAGCGGCGACGGCGGCCGGCTCGCGCCGCGGCTCGGGCGGGCGTACCCGCAGGCGATGGGCCTCGTCGACGCCGCCGCGCGCGTCGGCGAGTCCGGAGGCGTCGTGACGACCCTCCTGGGGCGCTGCTCGCCCGCGCCCTCCGCCGACTGGCGCGCGCTGCAGTCGGCCGCCTCGCAGCCCGACGCCACGCCCGCCGACGAGCGGCGGGCCCGCACCACGGCGCGTGAATGGGGCCGGTTCACCCGCAACTTCGTGGTGCAGGGCACCGCGGCGGAGTGGGCGCTGTGCTGGCTGGCCGAGATCCGCCGCGGGCTGCACGCCCTCGAGGTGCCCGTCACGGCACGCCGGTCGACCGCCGCCGGCCCGGTGTTCGCGGGCCGCCCGCACCTGGTCTACTTCCTCCACGACGAGGTCATCGTGCACGCTCCGGCGGGGTGCGCGGATGCGGCCGCCGACGTGGTGCGCGACGCCGCCGTGCGCGCGGGCGAGCTGCTGTTCGGGGATGCGCCGGTCGACTTCCCGCTCGACCTCGCGATCGTCGACCGCTACTCCGACGCGTGA
- a CDS encoding DUF3145 domain-containing protein: MTDATRQAMPARGVVYVHSAPRALCPHVEWAIGRALGQAVSLDWADQPVLRGAQRAEVYWEATQGTGAAIASSLRGWEHLRFEVTEDPSPGSDGARWMHTPDLGVFHAQLDTSGNVVVPEDRVRYAMEIAGADAVELHRELRLALGQEWDDELEPFRHASDFAPVVWLHKVG; this comes from the coding sequence ATGACGGATGCAACTCGGCAGGCCATGCCTGCGCGGGGCGTGGTCTACGTGCACTCGGCGCCTCGCGCACTCTGCCCGCACGTGGAGTGGGCCATCGGTCGCGCACTGGGCCAGGCGGTGAGCCTGGACTGGGCCGACCAGCCGGTGCTGCGCGGCGCCCAGCGCGCCGAGGTGTACTGGGAGGCAACCCAGGGCACGGGCGCGGCCATCGCATCGTCGCTGCGCGGGTGGGAGCACCTGCGATTCGAGGTCACCGAGGACCCGTCTCCGGGCTCCGACGGCGCGCGGTGGATGCACACGCCCGACCTCGGGGTGTTCCACGCGCAGCTCGACACGTCGGGGAACGTGGTCGTCCCCGAGGACCGGGTCCGGTACGCCATGGAGATCGCGGGCGCCGATGCCGTCGAGCTGCACCGCGAGCTGCGCCTCGCGCTCGGGCAGGAATGGGACGACGAACTGGAGCCGTTCCGCCACGCGAGCGACTTCGCACCCGTGGTCTGGCTGCACAAGGTGGGGTAG
- a CDS encoding cytochrome c biogenesis protein CcdA, producing the protein MLALTLAAFAAGVLTVLAPCVLPLLPVIVGGSVVRSSTDAEVAERAWYRPFVIAASLAVSVVAFTMLLKATTALLGVPVLVWQLLSGVIVAVFGLTLAMPRTWERIQLATGLQARGGRLLDAGYRRGGLGGDVLLGAALGPAFSSCSPTYALIVATVLPASLAAGTLYVSVYALGLALALLLIGLAGQGLARRLGWLADPSGWLRRTVGVLLVIVGVGVVLGLDKTLQTFVLDQGWYAPIEELERSLLP; encoded by the coding sequence GTGCTCGCACTGACCCTCGCCGCATTCGCCGCGGGCGTGCTCACGGTGCTCGCGCCGTGCGTGCTGCCGCTGCTGCCCGTGATCGTGGGCGGCTCGGTCGTGCGCAGCTCCACCGACGCCGAGGTCGCCGAGCGCGCCTGGTACCGCCCGTTCGTCATCGCGGCCAGCCTCGCCGTGTCCGTCGTGGCGTTCACGATGCTGCTGAAGGCGACGACGGCGCTGCTGGGCGTGCCGGTGCTGGTCTGGCAGCTCCTGTCCGGCGTGATCGTGGCCGTGTTCGGGCTGACCCTCGCGATGCCGCGCACGTGGGAGCGCATCCAGCTCGCGACCGGGTTGCAGGCGCGCGGCGGGCGGCTGCTCGATGCCGGCTACCGTCGCGGCGGGCTGGGCGGCGACGTGCTGCTCGGCGCCGCGCTCGGGCCCGCGTTCTCGAGCTGCAGCCCGACCTATGCGCTGATCGTCGCCACGGTGCTGCCGGCTTCGCTGGCCGCGGGCACGCTCTACGTGTCGGTGTACGCGCTGGGGCTCGCGCTGGCGCTGCTGCTCATCGGGCTCGCCGGGCAGGGCCTCGCACGGCGGCTCGGCTGGCTCGCGGACCCGAGCGGGTGGTTGCGCCGCACGGTCGGCGTGCTGCTGGTGATCGTCGGCGTCGGCGTGGTGCTGGGGCTCGACAAGACGCTGCAGACCTTCGTGCTCGACCAGGGCTGGTACGCCCCCATCGAGGAGCTCGAGCGGTCGCTGCTGCCCTGA
- a CDS encoding thioredoxin family protein has protein sequence MTPRSIALTVVGVLVAGGIATAVVFAATGGDDAVETAASPSARAAAEPATPDATEDGGTTESADAADASGAAPDAATPGAYVDYSPAALDAAEGERVLFFHATWCVQCRALEADILASGVPDGVTVLKVDYDSHQDLRAQYGVTLQTTLVHVDGSGALVDRYVAYEQPVLAPSLAALGIAGS, from the coding sequence GTGACTCCCCGATCCATCGCCCTCACCGTCGTCGGCGTGCTCGTCGCCGGCGGCATCGCCACCGCCGTGGTCTTCGCAGCGACGGGCGGCGACGACGCCGTCGAGACCGCCGCATCGCCGTCGGCGCGCGCCGCGGCCGAGCCCGCGACCCCGGACGCCACCGAGGACGGCGGGACCACGGAGTCGGCGGATGCCGCGGATGCCTCCGGTGCCGCACCCGACGCCGCGACGCCGGGTGCGTACGTCGACTACTCCCCTGCCGCGCTCGACGCCGCCGAGGGCGAGCGCGTGCTGTTCTTCCATGCGACCTGGTGCGTGCAGTGCCGCGCGCTCGAGGCCGACATCCTGGCCTCCGGGGTGCCCGACGGCGTCACGGTGCTGAAGGTCGACTACGACTCGCACCAGGACCTGCGCGCGCAGTACGGCGTGACGCTGCAGACGACGCTCGTGCACGTGGACGGCTCCGGTGCGCTCGTCGACCGCTACGTGGCCTACGAGCAGCCCGTGCTCGCGCCGTCGCTCGCCGCGCTCGGCATCGCCGGGAGCTGA
- a CDS encoding beta-ketoacyl-[acyl-carrier-protein] synthase family protein yields the protein MTKKIVVTGIGATTPLGGTAVDTWKALLAGTSGATSIEAGWASEHELPVTFAAQAAVPTADVLARHETKRLDPSSQFALVAGREAWADAGAPEVAPERLAVDWSTGIGGVWTLLDAWDTLRERGPRRVLPMTVPMLMPNGPGAAIGMDLHARAGIRTVVSACASSTEAIVNAYDHLQDGLADVVIAGGSEAAIHPLPIAAFASMQALSRRNDDPSVASRPYDVSRDGFVLGEGAAALVLETEEHARARGARIYAEVLGGAITSDAYHITAPDPEGSAAARAMIAAVRNAGAELSDVRHINAHATSTPVGDIAEYNALRRVFGDGLDDIAVTATKSSTGHLLGGAGAIEAMFTVLALSERVMPPTINLSEQDPEIPLDVVTEPRALGDGDALAISNSFGFGGHNAVAAFRTA from the coding sequence ATGACCAAGAAGATCGTCGTCACGGGAATCGGCGCCACCACACCGCTCGGCGGCACCGCCGTCGACACCTGGAAGGCGCTCCTCGCCGGAACCTCCGGCGCCACCAGCATCGAGGCCGGATGGGCCTCGGAGCACGAGCTGCCCGTCACCTTCGCCGCGCAGGCCGCCGTGCCCACCGCGGACGTGCTCGCGCGGCACGAGACCAAGCGTCTCGACCCGTCGAGCCAGTTCGCGCTCGTCGCCGGCCGCGAGGCCTGGGCCGACGCCGGTGCGCCCGAGGTCGCGCCCGAGCGGCTCGCCGTCGACTGGTCGACCGGCATCGGCGGCGTCTGGACGCTGCTCGACGCGTGGGACACCCTGCGCGAGCGCGGCCCGCGCCGCGTGCTGCCCATGACCGTCCCGATGCTCATGCCCAACGGCCCGGGCGCGGCGATCGGCATGGACCTGCACGCGCGCGCCGGCATCCGCACCGTCGTGTCGGCCTGCGCCTCGAGCACCGAGGCGATCGTGAACGCCTACGATCACCTGCAGGACGGCCTGGCCGACGTCGTCATCGCCGGCGGCTCGGAGGCGGCCATCCACCCGCTGCCCATCGCCGCGTTCGCGTCGATGCAGGCGCTGTCGCGCCGCAACGACGACCCGTCGGTCGCCTCGCGCCCCTACGACGTGAGTCGCGACGGGTTCGTGCTCGGCGAGGGCGCTGCTGCGCTCGTGCTCGAGACCGAGGAGCACGCCAGGGCCCGCGGCGCCCGCATCTACGCCGAGGTGCTCGGCGGGGCGATCACGAGCGACGCGTACCACATCACGGCACCCGACCCCGAGGGGTCGGCCGCGGCCCGCGCCATGATCGCCGCCGTGCGCAACGCGGGCGCCGAGCTGTCCGACGTGCGCCACATCAACGCGCACGCGACGAGCACGCCCGTGGGCGACATCGCCGAGTACAACGCGCTCCGCCGCGTGTTCGGCGACGGGCTCGACGACATCGCCGTGACCGCGACCAAGTCGTCCACCGGCCACCTGCTCGGCGGCGCCGGCGCGATCGAGGCCATGTTCACGGTGCTCGCGCTCTCCGAGCGCGTCATGCCGCCGACGATCAACCTGTCGGAGCAGGATCCGGAGATCCCGCTCGACGTCGTCACCGAGCCGCGCGCGCTGGGCGACGGCGACGCGCTGGCGATCAGCAACTCCTTCGGGTTCGGCGGCCACAACGCCGTCGCGGCGTTCCGCACCGCCTGA